In one Magallana gigas chromosome 7, xbMagGiga1.1, whole genome shotgun sequence genomic region, the following are encoded:
- the LOC105340898 gene encoding polycystin-1-like protein 2, whose amino-acid sequence MDKKEAYDIVVTVKNKEKSSSFRQHINRVRKEVPLIEIRCLFNCGQKHVASKRIIFKVVCTDCKSRRKNYQWTLLRYDSSRFVPQDIENLILSHNTQKQIIIFREKSLDPSSRYKLKVEQKEIWSRCRRFIWSRGCKAKNGTASQVSVELETVSPPANGECLLEPQSGYALTTSFNISCDGWTSGYTSDGSFKYPLFYNYNASIFQRIGDETYGFSTVLYSGYESSVKNLKLPAGYELSSREVDISVQVIDYLGEMQEWTKTVTVYPLNETLTSDEEYKQRVLFENFDSLTEEEKRNGNYLSQLNLIVSLSSMFTNESTTDNSSYGIQTILSKTTSCNSADPFIEKRLISEYSKKVEEIVNNMYRIVEITYDNDGNTTLKLPVINQISWTIHSVTRYHQYLTTTSIEQIFKIFKMFAERYAENYKFKPFLMKYKDTMDSIAKGMLTVLRSIIVKITLEVARVNDSMWKDAEEKNCKKYLEKFLNSTQEDFQSKHLAYHKEIENIVMSLQNTIISVLVKGESMALDLFGTKFNLTRTELADKSEGIDIPVLDEEDEIRCEEYEYDGSYNPYAAIENGNNVNTLVKTSHCSTGHSLPIVIKLTPSEDLQRIKAQIDSNDPEQMIYLTLNANKKAIIMYLRPVDIDIQSRKRNSIYTVYVRHNVRPTTRVHDFSKKLTLNDWSGKLGFKVFVHKGVCGNNTCFLGFKPLNVKITKSPNSTKSRSKRQTSAESSSKNSSKVDLLDVELDALVTTVGCSAKKDNASWEDDSCQPLPMSSIYEVRCRCVDIPSSQLGVVYGSSFDTVNPINFHDAFLAFDISNAAVYGTIVAILLLYVFLIVILRRKDIEDIDKWTIRFLCDNGRDDEYFYLVTVITGLRAGAGTTSVVNFVLYGEFGDSGIRVLSNDLKMEFSTGSVNRFVMSTSKHLGRLLNLWIWHDFSGNGPYQNWYLSTVSFDDMTTRERYFFHFDTWFALDKFNGLTECLANALGKNDSKVHFSDQLFYNLTENNLWVSTFLRPDESSFTRVQRLSCVVTFFFLAMLGNAMFYQAPGFGEEVLKIGIISFSLTTIISSLKSVAVTTLPVLFVTLVFKHTKEKETKSNVKGISRLIKQKPKTLPFWMRYVAWATIVLTISSSAVILILYSMLWGKAKSNEWLSSFMFSFFESATCVDPLKVLFVAALFSFVVKDPNNLRHIELDVDRLKKYSVYHIDRNSSCYLEFVGAVFHQQKPSNNLKTSQMRKRQRQTAYARKSFRDLVVSLVMASSVVAIGYAEFDVQSFYLQDNVRNYLVSNGYGQFGFSAVNDTLGFYQWMNQTFIPANYPEETYSGAELDILQKQMFGDLASLRVGPARIRQVRMPERRCDVGLFRTGHTCCGSYEALEEDKEHYCPNWKRGSCLSTGFIPDAWSYVDSSTIWGLPISAVYNTYSGGGYFFLLDEERSQALRQIKDAEESNWIDRYTRAVITEFTLYNPNSDMFLNVVLVLEVLEHGFAIPDSHLRPFTKSLEFDQCSVSLQASFAIFFIYTIVLFVDIVHQLITNCKNVVRTVWLWVDIIFGLASVSSIILFIVRKGISDKAVKMFYDQKYTGENQFINFYQIIVLNIVIQVLLGFISFMAILRVLRAFEYSKKLSAFWVVIANSVRPLLGFFVIFVITLCAFASLVYLLFGKHVFSFRNMQNVFGSLANTLIGKNDVKILTSISPLFALVFYFTYGCSVSFLLLNVFAAILNETIDRVKRDAKQSDIFGIGDYILSVAKDIVSIIHPVKRRIANLTRNQTAEDPEKDHPRNGDTEQGVDVHTVIRVLRWVFRTNEKEKVRKSSYAESYIISDDEDSVQENPRNDKEIDELCLSNHKSYKFL is encoded by the exons ATGGACAAAAAAGAAGCTTACGACATAGTTGTGActgtaaaaaacaaagaaaagtcCTCATCCTTCCGCCAGCATATAAATCGCGTTAGGAAAGAAGTTCCTCTCATTGAAATAAG GTGCTTATTCAACTGCGGACAAAAACATGTGGCGTCAAAGAGAATCATTTTTAAAGTCGTTTGCACAGACTGCAAATCTAGAAGAAAAAACTACCAGTGGACCCTTCTTAGATATGACTCATCCCGTTTCGTGCCCCAGGACATTGAAAACCTGATTTTAAGCCATA ATACACAGAAACAGATAATAATATTTAGGGAAAAGTCTTTGGACCCAAGTTCGAGATACAAATTGAAAGTCGAACAAAAGGAGATTTGGTCTCGTTGCCGCCGTTTCATTTGGTCGAGGGGATGCAAGGCAAAAAACGGAACTGCTAGCCAGGTTTCAGTTGAATTGGAGACGGTCAGTCCTCCTGCTAATGGCGAGTGTCTTCTTGAACCACAGTCAG GATATGCATTGACAACTTCTTTTAATATCAGCTGTGATGGATGGACAAGCGGTTATACAAGCGATGGATCCTTTAAATACCCTTTATTTTATAACTACAATGCCTCAATTTTCCAAAGAATTGGAGATGAAACGTATGGTTTCTCCACAGTATTATACAGCGGAT ATGAAAGCtcagttaaaaatttaaaattgccTGCGGGGTATGAATTGAGTTCAAGAGAAGTGGACATCTCTGTTCAGGTCATTGACTACCTAGGTGAAATGCAAGAATGGACGAAAACTGTAACG GTTTATCCACTGAATGAAACTTTGACATCAGATGAAGAATATAAACAACGcgttttgtttgaaaattttgatagtTTGACCGAAGAGGAAAAACGAAATGGGAATTATCTCTCACAACTTAATCTTATTGTGTCTCTTTCCTCCATGTTTACTAATGAATCAACG ACGGACAACTCATCCTATGGAATACAGACCATTTTATCCAAAACAACATCTTGCAATTCA GCTGATCCATTCATTGAAAAAAGATTGATATCAGAATATTCAAAG aaagtagAAGAAATTGTGAACAATATGTACAGGATAGTTGAGATTACATATGACAATGACGGAAATACAACACTCAAACTTCCGGTGATAAACCAGATATCCTGGACGATACATTCTGTGACAAGATATCATCAATATCTTACAACGACCAGTATA gaacaaatatttaaaatatttaagatgtTTGCAGAGCGATATGccgaaaattataaatttaaaccaTTTTTGATGAAATACAAAGATACAATGGATAGCATTGCAAAAG GAATGTTAACTGTTTTGCGATCTATAATAGTTAAAATAACATTGGAAGTTGCGCGGGTAAATGATAGTATGTGGAAAGATgctgaagaaaaaaactgtaagAAATATCTAGAAAAATTTCTAAACTCAACGCAGGAGGATTTTCAAAGCAAG CATTTAGCATATCacaaagaaatagaaaacaTAGTTATGTCGCTACAAAATACCATAATCTCTGTCCTTGTCAAAGGAGAAAGCATGGCACTTGACCTCTTTGGTACCAAATTTAACTTGACTCGTACTGAGCTTGCAGATAAATCTGAGGGGATTGATATTCCTGTGTTGGACGAAGAAGATGAAATAAGATGTGAG GAATACGAATATGACGGTAGTTACAATCCATATGCAGCCATAGAAAACGGTAACAACGTTAATACCTTAGTGAAAACGTCACATTGTTCGACCGGTCATTCTCTTCCAATTGTGATAAAATTAACACCATCAGAAGACCTCCAGCGAATAAAAGCTCAAATTGATTCAAATGACCCAGAACAAATGATATATCTTACGCTGAATGCCAACAAGAAAGCTATTATTATGTATTTGCGTCCAGTGGATATCGATATTCAATCAAGGAAAAGAAATTCCATATATACTGTGTATGTTCGACATAATGTAAGACCAACGACTAGAGTTCATGACTTTTCCAAGAAATTAACGCTGAATGATTGGTCAGGGAAACTGGGGTTCAAAGTATTTGTCCATAAAGGTGTCTGTGGCAATAACACGTGTTTTTTAGGATTTAAACCATTAAATG tGAAGATAACAAAATCCCCCAATTCAACTAAGTCTCGATCAAAGAGGCAAACGTCAGCAGAGTCGTCTTCGAAAAATAGTTCGAAGGTAGACCTTCTAGACGTTGAATTAGATGCCCTGGTAACAACTGTAGGATGTTCTGCAAAAAAAGATAATGCATCTTGGGAGGATGATTCATGTCAG CCTCTTCCGATGTCTTCCATTTATGAAGTACGATGTAGATGTGTGGATATACCATCTAGTCAACTCGGTGTCGTGTATGGATCTTCGTTTGACACTGTAAATCCAATCAATTTCCATGATGCTTTTTTAGCCTTCGACATAAGTAACGCTGCAGTTTATGGAACTATTGTCGCAATTCTACTTTTGTATGTCTTTTTAATCGTAATATTACGACGAAAGGATATTGAGGACATTGATAAG tgGACAATCCGATTTCTCTGTGACAACGGTAGAGATGATGAATACTTTTACCTGGTGACTGTAATCACTGGGCTGCGCGCTGGTGCAGGGACGACATCcgttgttaattttgttttgtatggTGAATTTGGAGATAGTGGAATTCGTGTACTTAGTAATGATTTGAAGATG GAATTCAGCACTGGAAGTGTCAATCGATTTGTCATGTCAACTTCTAAACACTTGGGAAGATTGTTAAACTTATGGATTTGGCACGACTTCTCAGGAAATGGACCATATCAAAACTGGTATTTGTCGACTGTAAGCTTTGATGATATGACAACAAGGGAAAG gtacttttttcattttgataccTGGTTTGCTCTGGACAAGTTTAATGGATTGACCGAGTGTTTGGCGAACGCGCTTggtaaaaatgattcaaaagtGCACTTTTCCGATCAACTTTTTTACAACTTGACGGAAAATAATCTATGGGTGTCTACATTTCTACGTCCTGATGAAAGTTCTTTTACACGCGTTCAGCGATTGTCATGTGTTGTTACCTTCTTTTTCTTGGCAATGCTAGGTAATGCAATGTTTTATCAAGCGCCAGGATTTGGTGAAGAAGTGCTTAAAATAGGAATTATCTCATTTTCTTTAACCACAATAATATCATCGTTGAAATCAGTGGCAGTCACAACGCTACCAGTTCTATTCGTGACACTTGTTTTCAAACACACGAAAGAAAAGGAGACAAAATCTAATGTAAAAGGCATATCAAGACTCattaaacaaaaaccaaaaacgCTTCCTTTCTGGATGCGTTACGTTGCTTGGGCAACTATAGTTCTGACGATTTCTTCTAGCGCGGTTATTCTTATCCTGTACAGTATGCTGTGGGGCAAAGCAAAATCAAATGAATGGTTGTCATCTTTTATGTTCTCCTTTTTCGAATCTGCGACGTGTGTTGATCCTTTAAAG GTATTGTTCGTGGCTGCATTGTTTTCTTTCGTTGTTAAAGACCCCAACAACCTTCGACACATTGAGCTCGATGTAgatcgtttaaaaaaatatagcgTTTACCATATAGACAGAAACAGTAGCTGCTACCTTG AGTTTGTTGGTGCCGTATTTCATCAGCAAAAACCTTCAAACAATCTAAAAACGTCCCAAATGCGCAAAAGACAACGACAGACTGCTTATGCCAGAAAAAGCTTCCGTGACCTTGTTGTTTCCCTTGTAATGGCTTCAAGTGTTGTTGCAATTGGCTATGCAGAGTTTGATGTGCAGTCATTTTACCTTCAAGACAACGTTAGAAACTACCTTGTCAGTAACGGTTACGGCCAATTCGGATTTTCGGCT GTCAATGATACGTTAGGTTTTTATCAATGGATGAACCAAACTTTTATACCGGCGAATTATCCCGAAGAGACTTACAGTGGTGCTGAACTAGatatattacagaaacaaatGTTCGGCGACTTAGCAAGCTTAAGAGTAGGTCCTGCGAGAATCAGACAGGTTCGAATGCCGGAAC GCCGATGTGATGTCGGTTTGTTTCGTACTGGGCATACATGTTGTGGGAGTTACGAAGCGTTGGAAGAGGATAAAGAACATTATTGTCCGAATTGGAAGCGGGGTTCCTGTTTAAGCACCGGATTTATTCCTGATGCTTGGTCATACGTTGATTCAAGCACAATATGGGGCCTTCCTATTTCCGCAGTATATAACACATACAGTGGTGGTGGTTATTTTTTTCTACTTGACGAAGAACGTAGCCAAGCACTACGCCAGATTAAGGATGCCGAAGAGAGCAATTGGATAGATAGATATACCAGGGCAGTTATTACagaatttactttatataaccCGAATTCGGATATGTTTCTTAACGTCGTTCTAGTCCTTGAGGTTTTAGAGCATGGATTTGCAATACCAGATTCTCATCTTCGACCTTTCACCAAATCTTTAGAATTTGATCAGTGTTCTGTTTCGTTGCAAGCTTcgtttgcaatattttttatatacacaattgttctatttgtggatattgtACATCAACTCATTACTAATTGTAAAAACGTCGTAAGAACTGTTTGGCTTTGGGTGGATATCATTTTTGGGTTGGCATCTGTttcttctattattctattcaTAGTTCGCAAAGGTATATCCGACAAGGCagtgaaaatgttttatgacCAAAAGTACACTGGGGAAAATCAGTTTATCAATTTCTATCAGATTATTGTTCTAAACATCGTCATTCAAGTGTTACTTGGATTTATTTCCTTTATGGCAATTTTGAGAGTTCTACGAGCGTTTGAATACAGCAAAAAATTGTCTGCCTTCTGGGTCGTTATAGCAAACTCCGTTCGTCCTCTTTTGGgattttttgtcatatttgtGATAACATTATGTGCATTTGCATCTCTTGTGTATCTTCTTTTTGGGAAACATGTGTTTTCCTTTAGAAACATGCAAAATGTGTTTGGAAGTTTGGCAAACACTCTCATAGGAAAGAATGATGTTAAAATTCTTACGAGTATTTCACCTCTGTTTGCAttggttttttatttcacatacGGCTGTTCAGTCagttttcttttgttaaatGTATTTGCTGCAATTCTGAACGAAACTATTGACCGAGTAAAAAGAGATGCGaaacaaagtgatatttttGGCATTGGTGATTATATCTTGTCAGTTGCAAAAgatattgtatcaattattCATCCTGTGAAAAGAAGAATCGCCAATCTGACGAGGAATCAAACAGCGGAGGATCCAGAGAAAG ATCATCCTCGGAATGGGGACACTGAGCAAGGAGTGGATGTGCACACTGTTATCCGGGTTCTCCGATGGGTATTCCGAACCAATGAAAAG GAAAAGGTGAGAAAATCAAGCTATGCTGAAAGTTACATTATTTCCGACGA